The genomic window GGTGTGCTTTTTAAATATACGTATAAAGTGATAGGGGCTGTAGTTTACAAAAGATGCCAGATCATCCAGTGAAAAATCGGAACATAAGTGGCTTTGGAGAAATTCTTTGGCGCGTTTTACGGCCCTGATATCACTATATTCTTTGGGTCTCGAATCATTTGAAAGATTGTTACTTACATTTCTTAATAGGCTGACTGTGATTTGTGAATTAAGACTCTGGAGAACAAATTCATACCCGAGCTGCTTGTTTTCGGCCTCTTCCATAAATTGAAACACCAGTCTGCTTATGTTAGGGTGCATATTAAAGGAGCCGTTATTATAGAATATGCCGCTTTTTCCTGAAAGTAAGTGGGAAAATTCTTTCATATAATCGGTTTGAATAAAAATAGGTATAAAAGTCTCAACTGATTTTTCTTCATTAAACAGGTGAACCTGATCGGGATTTACAGGAAAGATTTTTTGCTGTTCCAGGTGATATTTCTTTTTTTCTACCACGGCTACAGGCATATTCCTTGCAGGAAGCAGAAATTTATAGCATCCAAATCCCTTGGGCTCTGAAAACACGTTTCTTGCTTTTAAAATAGTTATTTTATCGCTGGAATACGTCTTTACTATATTTGGAATATCCGGAGGAAACTCTGTAAATAATTCTGTGGAATATAGCTTCATAGTATTCCCCTGAGATTCAGACTTAATATTAATACCATTATATAGTAATTATGAAAACAATCAAGCTAAAGTACACAACCATTAACAATCTAGAGCACTCAGCCATTAACAATAATGAAACGAATTAGTGAAAAAGTGGCCGCTAATATGGTATAATAATGGTGTATTTTGTCGAACAGGGCAAAATGCACCATTACTTTTTCTATTCTAGTCAGAATCGAATATATGCTAAAAGGCGGTAAATAAGGGGGGGAGAAGATGCAGTATCAGTATATTCCATACATCTGGCTTCTGATGGCGTCTGCAGTGATCTCCCTGACCCTGGGTCTATTTGCACTGTCCAGGCGGCGTAATTCAAAAGGCGCTACAAGCTTTATACTCAG from Phosphitispora fastidiosa includes these protein-coding regions:
- a CDS encoding AraC family transcriptional regulator — its product is MKLYSTELFTEFPPDIPNIVKTYSSDKITILKARNVFSEPKGFGCYKFLLPARNMPVAVVEKKKYHLEQQKIFPVNPDQVHLFNEEKSVETFIPIFIQTDYMKEFSHLLSGKSGIFYNNGSFNMHPNISRLVFQFMEEAENKQLGYEFVLQSLNSQITVSLLRNVSNNLSNDSRPKEYSDIRAVKRAKEFLQSHLCSDFSLDDLASFVNYSPYHFIRIFKKHTGKTPFEYLTELKIEKAKGLLATKSYSISEVSFLCGFANRTHFSTIFKRMVGMTPSFYRNSAAYKYFNRV